In Methanocella paludicola SANAE, the sequence AAAAGCCTGCTCTGTGGCCTTGGTGACTCACATTTAAAAGAAAGCTTTGTGAAACTCGGTGCGCTTCGTGCCATTGTGGTGAAAATAGTGGCTCTGTACGCTTAGTGCCTCAAAAAATCGGGGAAATGTCGGATAGCAGCGGCCCTAAGACACCCAGTTCAGGATGACGTCGCCATTGCGGGGCGGGGCGGTCTGCATCTCCCGGACGGGATAGCCGAAGATGAGCGGAGCGACAAGCCTGTAGTCGGCAGGCACCTTCATCTCGTCCAGGAACATCGGGTCAGAGCCCAGGGGCATCCCCAGCCCGACCCAGCAACTACCGATCCCAAGAGACCGCGCGGCGAGCATCATGTTCTCGGCGGCCAGAGCGCACTCGCACTCGGGGCGCATGGCATCAGGCGTGGCAAAGATCAGCACGAGCACCGGAGCATTATAAAAGATGTTGAAGCCGGGCGACCTCATCGTATCGGCGATGCGGGACATTGCCGGATCGTTGTTCCTTCCCACCGTATCCAGCCAAAGCTTTTTAGACCGTTCGGATAAACGCGATATCGTATCGCGGCCTTTAACGACCACGAACCGCCAGGGCTGCTTGTTCATGGCGCTGGGGGCATAGGTGCCGGCCTTGATGAGCTCACGGATGATGTCGTCGGGCACGTCGGCCGGAAGATAATCCCTCACGGCTCGGCGCAGGTAAATGTTACGGATGATTTCGTTCACGGGATACTCCCATCTATAAGTTATCTCAAAATCCGTTAAAGTTATCGCAAAACGATTTTACCGTACGCATAAATGTCCTTATCATGACTTTTCCTCCCCGGAAAAAAAGGCGTTATATCGAAAAAACGCCCGGCGGCGAAGTTGTCGAGATCAGGCATACGCCCGATGACTTAAGGTACCACTACGAGGAGCTCGAGGAGCCGTTCCGCATGCGGGGGATCGATTGAGCATGCTGCAGTGAGATTTATATTTTAACCACTAAGGATTTAAACGTTTATTGCATATTTTCGAATTAAGCAAGCAGCTCGCTGACCGGTGAGCTATTGCGATAGAGAGGAGATAATCATGCCATACAAAGAGTTCGAGGTATTTACCAAGAAGATGGGCTACGTACCCCAGTTGCTGGAGCTCATCAAGGACACGGACCCGGAGATGTTCGAGACGATCTCGAGGCTCGACGAGGTCATCCTCAAGGATGGCGCCATGTCGGAGAAGAACAAGCGCCTGATCGCCATGTGCATGGCCGCACAGGCCCAGTGTGAGAAGTGCGTCGACGTCCACGCGAAGGCCGCGATGTACCACGGCGCGACCAAGTACGAGGTCATGGAGGCCCTGTTCGTCGCCATGCTCGTGGGCGGCGCCCCGTGCCTGTCGGCCGCCAGGAGGACGATCGGGTTCCTGAAGGGCGAGATGGACCCGATGGAGTTCGCGGGCGAATAAAAAAACTCTTTTTCTTTCTAACAATTATTTTTATTACCAGGTCTTCTTACAATTATGGTAACCCCGCGGGACGTGCTTAACCGCCTGAAGTGGAAGGAGGGCGAGAGCATCGGCGAAGCGACCGTTTTTTATGTGCACCGGGGAGCCCCGGGGGACTCGAAGGCCATATCCGGGGCGGATATCGTAGACCTGGGGGGCTTCTGCTTCGAGCTTAACACCGGAACATGCATACCCTACCACAGAGTCTACAAGATAACCTACCGGGGAAGGACCGTCTTCGAGAGATACAAAAAGAGGGCGGACGAAAGGGGCATATAACTACCAGTAATTGCCTGACAGTTTAGAAAACAAGCCTACTGCGCTATTGTTTATGGTTAACCACCCTTTTCGCTCGAACATTGACTAATATATTTATCATTAATTGATTTAGTAACTCATGTGATTGAGGGGGTGTTGTATTATAAAGCTTAGTAAGGTATATTTCCTGATCTTTGTGGCATTGACCCTGCCCGTTCTTGCATATTCTACGACCGCCGCGTTCTCGTTCAGCGTACCGTCGCTGACCGTGACGGCCGGCCCGGGCCTGGGGTCCGGGCCGACCGTGTTCAACACGTACGTGCACGACCTGACCACGATCGGCTCGGGCGCCGCAGCCTCGGCGGCCGCTAACGCATACGCGGCGCCGTCATACGGCGCGTCCTATGGCACCGGGTGGGTGCCGCCGCTGGGTCCGGCCTGTCCTGCACTGCCGGGCGGTTTCGACATTGGCGCCTTCATGCCGTCAGCCTTCGGCGCGTATCCTGCGTCCGCCGATCAGGCCGCATACCAGGAATGCGGCAGCCAGGCGCTGGAGGACAACACGTTCGCCACCAGCTTCTATACGGCCGGCACAGGCCCGTTTGGCGGCCTGTGTAACGCGTACATAGCCGGTAACGCGCCCCAGGAGTTCTCGCTGCAGTTCTACTAAAACAGCCCGGGGGCGTTTGCTCCCGCCTTTTTAATTGCAAATATTTCTCTTTTTATCCGGCTTTTTTTCAGTGAAGGTATGGCGATGGATCGAAAGTTACTGGAAGCGGCCGCGGCGTTCCTTGTCCTTGTGATGCTCGTGCGGCCCGGGACAGCGCAGGCGGCGAAGCTGGACGTCCGGAGCCCTGTTTTTGCTAATGGCGACAGGATACCGGCGAAATATACCTGTGACGGGGAGGACGTATCGCCTCCCATGGACTGGAGCAAAGGCCCGACCGCCACGGAGTCGTATGCGGTGATCATGGACGACCCTGATGCTCCCGGCGGCACGTTCACCCACTGGGTGGCATATAACATTCCGTACAATGTGGCCAGGTTCGAAGAATATGTCACGGCCCTGGAGAGGCTCGACGACGGCACGCTGCAGGGTAAGAACCACTTCGGAAGGATCGGCTATGGCGGCCCGTGCCCGCCGCCCGGGAAACCGCATCATTACCGGTTTAACGTCTACGCCCTCGATACCATGCTCGGCCTTGGGCCCGGCGCCACGAAGGAGGACCTGTTAAAAGCCATGAGCGGCCACGTCCTGGCGCAGGGGGAGCTTATAGGCATTTACGGGAGATGACCGCTTGACGTCAAACGAACACACGAAGCTAAGCCTGGGCATCGTTGGCCTAGGGAAGATGGGCAGCCACCTCGCCATGCAGGCGGCCGAAAAGGGCATGCACGTCGTCGCCCACTCGAAGCACCGCCATCCGGACATGGAGTCGAAGGGCGTCCTCACGGAGGCAGATTACGTGGCTTTAGCCGCCGCCCTGAAGAAGCCAAGGGTCATTTACCTGTCGGTCCCCGCGGGCCAAACGGTGGATGAAGTGCTCGACAGCCTTGTCCCGTGTCTGGCAAAAGGCGATGTGGTGATGGACGGAGGTAACTCCTTCTACCTGGATTCCGTCGAGAGGGAAAAGGCGGTGGCGAAGGACGGCATCTATTTTCTGGACTGCGGGACCAGCGGGGGCGTTGAAGGCGCCCGTAACGGCGCCTGCTTCATGGTGGGCGGTAAAAAGGAGGGATTCCTCATCGCCGAGCCCGTGCTCAAGGCGCTGGCCGTGGAAGGGGGCCTGTTATACACGGGCCCTCCGGGCTCGGGCCACTACGTAAAGCTCGTCCACAACGGTATCGAGTTCGTCATGAACCATGGCATCGGCGACGGCGTCGAGCTGCTGCTGCATGGCGACTATGATCTGGACGTGGAGGCGATCTTTGAGAACTGGTCGCATGGCTCGGTGATAAGGGGATGGCTGGTGGAGCTGATGGCTAGAGGCCTGAGAGAGAAGCGCTTCAGCGATATCCCGACGTATACTGAGGACACGGGCGAGGTGAACTGGCTCGTGGAGCTGGCCGCTGATAAGGAGATCTCCATACCGTTCATCGCACTCGCGGTCATGGAGCTGTTCGAGTCCCGGGGGTCGGGGCTGGACCGGGCCAGGGCTGTCGCCCTGCTCAGGCACGAGTACGGCGGACATCCCTTCGGCAAGGACGAGCACATTGCTGAAGAGAGAAAGACTAGCCGGCTCACAAAGTTGTAAAATTCGAAAAAATTAAGTACATGCCCAATTTATGTTCGTACCATGACCGACATTCCCGAGGATCATCCCCGTTACAAGTCGCTATTGACGAGGGAGCTACTGGTTAAGGGCGTGAAGGACGGCATCACGAGCATGCAGGGCCTGATCGCGCAGGGCCGTGGCGAGGCTTTCGATTATTTGCTTGGCGAGCGTACTACGGGCTCTGCCGCAGAGGCGGAGAGGGTAGCAGTGGCTATGATGCTGCTGGCCAACAGGCCTGTTATTTCGGTCAACGGCAATGCTGCCGCACTCGTGTCCGAGGAGCTCTGCGAGCTCTCAAAAGCGCTCGACGCTCCGCTCGAGGTGAACCTGTTCCACCGCACCGAGGAAAGGGTCGGGAAGATCATCAATTTATTAAGATCGAAGGGAGCCTCCACGGTATACGGCGATAATCCCGACAAGCTCATACCGGGACTATCCCACGACAGGGCAAAAGCGGCCTCGAAAGGCATTTACGCAGCGGACGTCGTTCTCGTCCCGCTGGAGGACGGCGACAGGTGCGAGGCGCTTGTCAAGATGGGAAAGAGAGTCATTGTCATAGACTTAAATCCGCTGTCCAGGTCAGCCCGGACGGCCACAGTGGCCATCGTCGACAACATCGTGCGGGCCGTGCCCAACATGACGGCCATGGCCAGGGAGATGAAAAACCAGTCTCCCGCAGCCCTCGAAGATATCGTAAAAGGGTTCGGCAACGAAAAGGCGCTGGCACAGGCGCTTGACGAAATGATGGATAACGTTAAAAACGCTAAATGAGCAAGTCTATCGTTCAAAATAAATTTTTTAGCCAGCATTTGCCGCATATGCGATTACGAAACATTATTATATTGTAAAATGAATTGTTTTTGGTGATTTATTTTGGAACAGCAAGTGGAACGTGCCGTTGACACGACATTCGGGAGCGCTGAAAAGGTAAAGGTCCAGACCGCCGACGCGCTGGAGGAAGCGGCGCGGAAGCTCAGAGAGATGAGCATGACTGCGAAGGGCGAAGACATCAAGGCCGTCCTTAACGAGACCGGCGTGAAGATCGATAAGCTAAAGGCCGAGATGGGCCAGAAAGTCGAGCCGGTGCATGACTTCGTCGTAGAGCACCCCTTCATGTCCATCGCAATAGCGGCCGGCGCAGGCCTGCTCATCGGCGCGCTGCTGGTCAGGCGCGACTAGAGGTGTGACGTTGCCGGACGACGCCGCGGCGGGACAGGAAAGGCCCTCGATGGAGGCCGAGTTCTCGAGCCTGATGCAGAACATCGACCTCTACCTGAGGCAGAAGACCGACCTGTATATTCAACACTATCTACTCGACCCCCTTGACTTTGTCCTGAGGCAGGTCATCTATATCTCCGTGGTCGCTTCGCTTCTCGTCGCGGGCACGCTCGCTATTACCATCGGCGTCATCCTCTTTGTCTCGACCCTCATACCCCTCTGGACGGCGCTGCTGATCTGCGGCGTAGCGTCTTTACTGCTGGCCATGGGGCTCGCGTATTTCATGTTCGCCCGCAAGCTGGTGCTTAAGACGCCTAAGACGGAGGCAGCCTGATGCTGCCAATACCTAAAAAAGCCGTTACCGAAGAGGACGTGAAGGCCACCGAGGCCCGGCTGGCCGCGTCCTTTAACGGCTTGAAAACGTCGATCACGAATATCCCGTCC encodes:
- a CDS encoding nitroreductase family protein, which gives rise to MNEIIRNIYLRRAVRDYLPADVPDDIIRELIKAGTYAPSAMNKQPWRFVVVKGRDTISRLSERSKKLWLDTVGRNNDPAMSRIADTMRSPGFNIFYNAPVLVLIFATPDAMRPECECALAAENMMLAARSLGIGSCWVGLGMPLGSDPMFLDEMKVPADYRLVAPLIFGYPVREMQTAPPRNGDVILNWVS
- a CDS encoding carboxymuconolactone decarboxylase family protein, giving the protein MPYKEFEVFTKKMGYVPQLLELIKDTDPEMFETISRLDEVILKDGAMSEKNKRLIAMCMAAQAQCEKCVDVHAKAAMYHGATKYEVMEALFVAMLVGGAPCLSAARRTIGFLKGEMDPMEFAGE
- a CDS encoding DUF504 domain-containing protein is translated as MVTPRDVLNRLKWKEGESIGEATVFYVHRGAPGDSKAISGADIVDLGGFCFELNTGTCIPYHRVYKITYRGRTVFERYKKRADERGI
- a CDS encoding YbhB/YbcL family Raf kinase inhibitor-like protein produces the protein MDRKLLEAAAAFLVLVMLVRPGTAQAAKLDVRSPVFANGDRIPAKYTCDGEDVSPPMDWSKGPTATESYAVIMDDPDAPGGTFTHWVAYNIPYNVARFEEYVTALERLDDGTLQGKNHFGRIGYGGPCPPPGKPHHYRFNVYALDTMLGLGPGATKEDLLKAMSGHVLAQGELIGIYGR
- a CDS encoding NADP-dependent phosphogluconate dehydrogenase, which translates into the protein MTSNEHTKLSLGIVGLGKMGSHLAMQAAEKGMHVVAHSKHRHPDMESKGVLTEADYVALAAALKKPRVIYLSVPAGQTVDEVLDSLVPCLAKGDVVMDGGNSFYLDSVEREKAVAKDGIYFLDCGTSGGVEGARNGACFMVGGKKEGFLIAEPVLKALAVEGGLLYTGPPGSGHYVKLVHNGIEFVMNHGIGDGVELLLHGDYDLDVEAIFENWSHGSVIRGWLVELMARGLREKRFSDIPTYTEDTGEVNWLVELAADKEISIPFIALAVMELFESRGSGLDRARAVALLRHEYGGHPFGKDEHIAEERKTSRLTKL
- a CDS encoding 4-phosphopantoate--beta-alanine ligase; protein product: MTDIPEDHPRYKSLLTRELLVKGVKDGITSMQGLIAQGRGEAFDYLLGERTTGSAAEAERVAVAMMLLANRPVISVNGNAAALVSEELCELSKALDAPLEVNLFHRTEERVGKIINLLRSKGASTVYGDNPDKLIPGLSHDRAKAASKGIYAADVVLVPLEDGDRCEALVKMGKRVIVIDLNPLSRSARTATVAIVDNIVRAVPNMTAMAREMKNQSPAALEDIVKGFGNEKALAQALDEMMDNVKNAK
- a CDS encoding DUF883 family protein → MEQQVERAVDTTFGSAEKVKVQTADALEEAARKLREMSMTAKGEDIKAVLNETGVKIDKLKAEMGQKVEPVHDFVVEHPFMSIAIAAGAGLLIGALLVRRD